In Streptomyces ambofaciens ATCC 23877, a single genomic region encodes these proteins:
- a CDS encoding YchJ family protein yields MTTPSCPCGLSGPYEKCCGRFHSGAASAPTAEALMRSRYSAFVRLDAGYLLRTWHPRTRPERLDLDPGTRWTGLEILGSTDGSAFHTTGTVTFRASYRGGSLHERSRFERVDGAWAYVDGAFLA; encoded by the coding sequence ATGACCACCCCTTCCTGCCCGTGCGGGCTGTCCGGTCCGTACGAGAAGTGCTGCGGCCGCTTCCACTCGGGCGCCGCCTCCGCGCCGACCGCCGAGGCCCTGATGCGCTCGCGCTACAGCGCCTTCGTCCGACTGGACGCGGGCTACCTGCTGCGGACGTGGCATCCGCGGACACGGCCGGAGCGGCTCGACCTCGACCCGGGCACGCGGTGGACCGGACTGGAGATCCTCGGCTCGACCGACGGGTCCGCCTTCCACACCACCGGCACCGTGACCTTCCGCGCCTCCTACCGCGGCGGCTCACTGCACGAGCGGAGCCGGTTCGAGCGCGTCGACGGGGCGTGGGCGTACGTCGACGGCGCGTTCCTGGCGTAG
- a CDS encoding FadR/GntR family transcriptional regulator codes for MSTPGRGLHGRVLDTLGPAITAGEYPAGSVLRTDELAQRFEVSRSVMREAVRVLESMHLVESRRRVGVTVLPECEWNVYDPQVIRWRLAGSERPRQLRSLTVLRSAVEPVAAGLAARLATPEQCAELTECALGMVANSSGHRLEQYLFHDVAFHRVILTASGNEMFARLGGVVAEVLAGRTHHDVMFEDPDPAAVTLHVQVAEAVRARDAERAERLTREITVGALQELDILAP; via the coding sequence ATGAGCACACCGGGCCGGGGGCTGCACGGCCGCGTACTGGACACCCTCGGCCCCGCGATCACAGCGGGCGAATACCCTGCGGGCAGCGTTCTGCGCACCGACGAGCTGGCCCAGCGTTTCGAGGTGTCGCGCTCGGTGATGCGCGAGGCGGTCCGGGTGCTGGAGTCCATGCACCTCGTGGAGTCGCGCCGCCGCGTGGGCGTGACCGTCCTGCCGGAATGCGAGTGGAACGTCTACGACCCGCAGGTCATCCGCTGGCGCCTGGCCGGCTCCGAGCGCCCGCGGCAGCTGCGCTCCCTGACCGTGCTGCGCTCGGCGGTCGAACCGGTGGCGGCGGGACTCGCGGCCCGCCTGGCCACGCCCGAGCAGTGCGCCGAGCTGACCGAGTGCGCGCTCGGCATGGTCGCCAACTCGAGCGGCCACCGGCTGGAGCAGTACCTCTTCCACGACGTGGCCTTCCACCGCGTCATCCTGACCGCCTCCGGCAACGAGATGTTCGCCCGTCTCGGCGGCGTCGTCGCCGAGGTCCTGGCGGGCCGCACCCACCACGACGTGATGTTCGAGGACCCCGACCCGGCCGCCGTCACCCTGCACGTCCAGGTCGCCGAGGCGGTGCGCGCCCGGGACGCGGAGCGTGCGGAGCGGCTGACCCGGGAGATCACGGTGGGGGCGCTCCAGGAGCTGGACATCCTGGCGCCGTGA
- a CDS encoding gluconokinase produces the protein MQRLHTPHVVVVMGVAGTGKTTIGPLLAARLGVPYAEGDDFHPPANIAKMTAGTPLTDEDRWPWLDAIGGWAHGRAGLGGVVSSSALKRSYRDRLRAAAPGVVFVHLTGSRELIEDRMSHRQGHFMPTALLDSQFATLQPLEPDEAGVAVDVAGSPEEITERAATALTDLPEPVQ, from the coding sequence ATGCAGCGACTGCACACCCCCCATGTCGTCGTGGTCATGGGCGTAGCGGGTACCGGGAAGACCACCATCGGCCCCCTGCTCGCGGCCCGGCTCGGCGTTCCCTACGCCGAGGGCGACGACTTCCATCCGCCGGCCAACATCGCCAAGATGACGGCCGGCACCCCGCTCACCGACGAGGACCGGTGGCCCTGGCTGGACGCCATCGGCGGCTGGGCGCACGGGCGGGCGGGGCTCGGTGGGGTGGTGAGCAGTTCGGCGCTGAAGCGGTCCTACCGCGACCGGTTGCGGGCCGCCGCTCCCGGTGTCGTCTTCGTCCACCTCACGGGCAGCCGGGAGCTGATCGAGGACCGGATGTCGCACCGGCAGGGGCACTTCATGCCGACGGCCCTGCTCGACTCCCAGTTCGCCACGCTCCAGCCGCTGGAGCCGGACGAGGCGGGGGTCGCGGTGGACGTCGCCGGCTCCCCCGAGGAGATCACCGAACGGGCGGCGACCGCCCTGACGGACCTTCCCGAGCCGGTCCAGTAA
- a CDS encoding gluconate:H+ symporter, which translates to MTRLSVEMLAADTVEPITSAGHAQLGIAVLLGIAVIVLLITKFKLHAFLSLTIGSLALGAFAGAPLDKVITSFTAGLGSTVAGVGVLIALGAILGKMLADSGGADQIVDTILAKASPRSMPWTMVLIASVIGLPLFFEVGIVLLIPVVLMVAKRGNYSLMRIGIPALAGLSVMHGLVPPHPGPLVAIDALGANLGVTLALGVLVAIPTVIIAGPVFSKYAARWVDVPAPDRMIPQRASEELEKRPGFGATLATILLPVVLMLAKALVDIIVDDPEALVQRTFDVIGNPLVALLAAVIVGIFTLLRPAGFGKDRLSGLVEKGLAPIAGILLIVGAGGGFKQTLIDSGVGRMILEISEDWSIPALLLAWLIAVAIRLATGSATVATVSAAGLVAPLAADMSTTHAALLVLAIGAGSLFFSHVNDAGFWLVKEYFGLNVGQTIKTWSVMETIISVVAGALVLLLSLVI; encoded by the coding sequence GTGACCAGACTCAGCGTCGAGATGCTGGCAGCGGACACCGTCGAGCCCATCACCTCGGCCGGCCACGCCCAGCTGGGCATCGCCGTGCTCCTGGGCATCGCCGTCATCGTCCTGCTCATCACCAAGTTCAAGCTGCATGCCTTCCTGTCGCTGACCATCGGGTCGCTGGCGCTCGGCGCGTTCGCCGGGGCCCCGCTGGACAAGGTCATCACCAGCTTCACCGCCGGGCTGGGCTCCACCGTCGCGGGCGTCGGCGTACTGATCGCCCTCGGCGCGATCCTCGGCAAGATGCTCGCCGACTCCGGCGGCGCCGACCAGATCGTGGACACCATCCTCGCCAAGGCGAGCCCGCGTTCGATGCCGTGGACGATGGTGCTCATCGCCTCCGTCATCGGACTGCCGTTGTTCTTCGAGGTCGGCATAGTCCTGCTGATCCCGGTCGTCCTGATGGTCGCCAAGCGCGGCAACTACTCCCTGATGCGCATCGGCATCCCGGCCCTGGCCGGTCTGTCCGTCATGCACGGTCTGGTCCCGCCGCACCCCGGTCCGCTGGTCGCGATCGACGCGCTGGGCGCCAACCTCGGTGTGACCCTGGCGCTGGGCGTCCTGGTCGCCATCCCGACGGTGATCATCGCCGGGCCGGTGTTCTCGAAGTACGCGGCCCGCTGGGTGGACGTCCCGGCCCCCGACCGCATGATCCCGCAGCGCGCCTCGGAGGAACTGGAGAAGCGCCCCGGCTTCGGCGCCACCCTGGCGACCATCCTGCTGCCGGTCGTGCTGATGCTGGCCAAGGCGCTCGTCGACATCATCGTCGACGACCCGGAGGCCCTGGTGCAGCGCACCTTCGACGTGATCGGCAACCCGCTGGTCGCCCTGCTCGCCGCCGTGATCGTCGGCATCTTCACGCTGCTGCGCCCGGCCGGGTTCGGCAAGGACCGTCTGTCGGGCCTGGTCGAGAAGGGCCTCGCGCCGATCGCGGGCATCCTGCTGATCGTCGGCGCGGGCGGCGGCTTCAAGCAGACGCTGATCGACTCCGGCGTCGGCCGGATGATTCTGGAGATCTCCGAGGACTGGTCCATCCCGGCGCTGCTGCTGGCCTGGCTGATCGCGGTGGCGATCCGGCTGGCGACCGGTTCGGCGACCGTGGCGACCGTCTCGGCGGCCGGCCTGGTCGCACCGCTGGCGGCCGACATGTCGACGACCCACGCGGCCCTGCTGGTCCTGGCCATCGGCGCCGGCTCGCTCTTCTTCAGCCATGTCAACGACGCCGGCTTCTGGCTGGTGAAGGAGTACTTCGGCCTGAACGTCGGCCAGACCATCAAGACCTGGTCCGTCATGGAGACGATCATCTCGGTGGTCGCCGGTGCCCTGGTCCTGCTGTTGTCCCTGGTCATCTAA
- a CDS encoding APC family permease has protein sequence MTRGSSSTSRSASGGAISTFKGQERALRADRLGTGGLLLSVLAATAPLMVVAGVMPTTFAVMGIVGQPLLFVLLGVVLILFSIGYAEMSRHVHNAGAFYAYISRGLGGTAGAGAALVALVAYNALQVGIYGIFGFEVSGLLATYADLEVAWWIPALLAVLAVGALGWLKIDVNARVLGVLLLIEVALVVVFDIAAVADPGAQGLSLHAFDPDTLTGAGVGTALCFCIAAFLGFEQAPVYAEETSRPHVLVPRVMFLAVGGVAVFFALSSWALTVATGPDKIVGTAQEQSAGLLFFLTESRLGGTFTDVLHVLFVTGMFAALLSFHNVVARYAFAMGREGLLPAAFGRTSGSSGAPGTGSLLQTAVSAVVVAGFAVADDKPNGDPTQPVLHLFTWGGNIGALGVIVLMAAASFSVVAFFVRRGAAGAQGVRLATSTVAGVALLVIAGYTVKDFDVLVGAGPGSSLSWMLPGVIGLAALTGLVQGLVLRARAPERHARIGQGNEAFQLDKAASP, from the coding sequence ATGACCAGGGGCAGTTCGAGCACGAGCCGATCCGCGAGCGGTGGCGCCATCAGCACCTTCAAGGGGCAGGAGCGGGCGCTGCGCGCCGACCGGCTCGGCACGGGGGGCCTGCTGCTCTCCGTCCTCGCCGCCACCGCCCCGCTGATGGTGGTCGCGGGCGTCATGCCCACCACCTTCGCGGTGATGGGCATCGTGGGGCAGCCGCTGCTCTTCGTGCTCCTGGGCGTGGTGCTGATCCTCTTCAGCATCGGATACGCCGAGATGAGCCGGCACGTCCACAACGCCGGCGCCTTCTACGCGTACATCTCCCGCGGACTCGGCGGCACCGCCGGCGCCGGCGCCGCGCTCGTCGCCCTGGTCGCCTACAACGCCCTCCAGGTCGGCATCTACGGCATCTTCGGCTTCGAGGTCTCCGGGCTCCTGGCCACCTACGCCGACCTGGAGGTCGCCTGGTGGATACCGGCGCTGCTGGCCGTGCTCGCGGTCGGCGCGCTGGGCTGGCTGAAGATCGACGTCAACGCGCGGGTGCTGGGCGTGCTGCTGCTGATCGAGGTGGCCCTCGTGGTCGTGTTCGACATCGCCGCCGTCGCCGATCCGGGCGCCCAAGGGCTTTCGCTGCACGCCTTCGATCCGGACACCCTGACGGGGGCGGGCGTGGGGACCGCGCTGTGCTTCTGCATCGCCGCCTTCCTCGGCTTCGAGCAGGCTCCCGTGTACGCCGAGGAGACCAGTCGGCCGCATGTGCTGGTGCCGCGTGTCATGTTCCTGGCGGTCGGTGGGGTCGCGGTGTTCTTCGCGCTCAGCAGCTGGGCGCTGACCGTCGCCACCGGACCGGACAAGATCGTCGGGACCGCTCAGGAGCAGAGTGCCGGGCTGCTCTTCTTCCTCACCGAGTCCCGGCTGGGCGGCACCTTCACCGACGTCCTGCACGTCCTCTTCGTGACCGGCATGTTCGCCGCCCTGCTGAGCTTCCACAACGTCGTCGCCCGGTACGCCTTCGCCATGGGCCGGGAGGGGCTGCTGCCCGCCGCCTTCGGGCGGACCAGTGGCTCCAGCGGTGCGCCCGGCACCGGTTCGCTGCTCCAGACCGCCGTGTCCGCGGTCGTGGTGGCCGGCTTCGCCGTCGCCGACGACAAGCCGAACGGCGACCCGACCCAGCCCGTCCTGCACCTGTTCACCTGGGGCGGCAACATCGGCGCCCTCGGCGTCATCGTGCTGATGGCCGCCGCCTCGTTCTCCGTGGTGGCCTTCTTCGTCCGCCGCGGCGCGGCCGGCGCCCAGGGCGTGCGGCTGGCGACCTCCACCGTCGCGGGCGTCGCCCTGCTGGTGATCGCCGGTTACACCGTCAAGGACTTCGACGTCCTCGTCGGCGCCGGCCCCGGCTCCTCCCTGAGCTGGATGCTGCCGGGCGTCATCGGCCTCGCGGCGCTCACAGGCCTGGTGCAGGGCCTGGTCCTGCGCGCCCGGGCCCCCGAACGGCACGCACGGATCGGGCAGGGCAACGAGGCCTTCCAGCTGGACAAGGCGGCGTCCCCCTGA
- a CDS encoding DMT family transporter, translating to MSVLVLVLAVSAACCLGLGFVLQQNAAQRAPLGDFLSPRLLLDLVRVPRWLAGMGLMVAGMVLGALALGGGELTLVEPLLATNLLFALALSRAQTRQPLGRQGWAGLVLLAGGVTAFIVAGEPRGGSTVTDPVRHWLLIGAMLGAALLLTVCAGRSRLTWGPTLLALAAGLVYGVQDALTRVSGRHFSEGGLADTLTGWQPYAVVVLGITGLVLVQSAFETAPLRRSLPALTAAQPLAGIACGVGFLGDRLRTDTGALAWEAGGLAAVVTGIVLLGLHPAMPQGTRESRHTRDLQRR from the coding sequence GTGTCGGTTCTGGTTCTGGTCCTCGCCGTGAGCGCCGCGTGCTGCCTGGGCCTCGGCTTCGTCCTCCAGCAGAACGCGGCCCAGCGCGCCCCGCTGGGCGACTTCCTCTCGCCCCGTCTCCTGCTGGATCTCGTACGGGTGCCGCGCTGGCTGGCCGGCATGGGCCTGATGGTGGCCGGCATGGTGCTGGGCGCGCTCGCGCTGGGCGGTGGCGAGCTGACCCTCGTCGAGCCCCTCCTGGCGACGAACCTCCTCTTCGCCCTGGCCCTCTCCCGCGCGCAGACCCGGCAGCCGCTGGGCCGCCAGGGCTGGGCGGGCCTCGTACTGCTCGCCGGCGGGGTCACCGCGTTCATCGTGGCGGGCGAGCCGCGCGGCGGCAGCACGGTGACCGACCCGGTACGGCACTGGCTGCTCATCGGCGCGATGCTGGGTGCGGCCCTGCTGCTCACGGTGTGCGCCGGCCGTTCCCGGCTGACGTGGGGGCCGACCCTGCTGGCGCTGGCGGCAGGCCTGGTCTACGGCGTGCAGGACGCGCTGACCCGGGTCAGCGGCCGGCACTTCTCCGAGGGCGGCCTGGCGGACACGCTGACGGGCTGGCAGCCGTACGCGGTGGTGGTGCTCGGCATCACCGGCCTGGTCCTGGTCCAGAGCGCCTTCGAGACCGCCCCCCTGCGCAGGTCGCTGCCCGCTCTGACGGCCGCCCAGCCGCTCGCGGGCATCGCCTGCGGGGTCGGCTTCCTCGGCGACCGGCTGCGGACCGACACCGGGGCCCTGGCGTGGGAGGCGGGCGGCCTCGCGGCGGTCGTGACCGGCATCGTCCTGCTGGGCCTGCATCCCGCGATGCCGCAGGGCACGCGCGAGAGCCGGCACACACGGGACCTGCAACGGCGCTGA